TGGGCCGTGGCCATGGCCGCAGATGCCGTGGTGGGGCTGGAGCCGTCCACGATGATCATCACTTCGCCCGTCTGGCCCGCGCGGATGCGCCGCCCGTAATCGGGCGGGAACCACACGCCCACCTGCGCCTTGCCGCGGTCCAGCGCGGCGCGAAGGTCTTTTTCAGAGCGCACTTCGGCCTTCACGTCGAAGTATTGGGTAGAGACAAGGCCATCCACGAAGCTGCGGCTCTCCTGGCTCTGAGATTCATCCAGCACCACGGCGGGCATGTGCTTCACGTCGTAGTTGATGGCGAGCCCGAAGATGACCAGCTGCATGAGGGGCATGCCCAGCGTGAAAGCCAGGGTCAGCTTGTCGCGGCGGAGCTGGAGGAATTCCTTCCAGACCAGGGCTTTGATGCGGTTCCACATGGGGCACCTCAGGCAGTTCGGGAGCGTTGGACCAGGTCCACGAACAGGTCTTCAAGGGAGGGCGATTCAGGCGGCAGGGCTTCGAGCGCGAACCCTTCCTGCCTCAGCTGGGCCAACAGGGGTGCAGGATCGAGGCTGGCGGGCAGGGAGAGGCGCACACTCCTGCCCAGCAGCTCGGCGGCGAGCACCTCTGGCTGGCGGCGGGCAGCCAACTGCAGCTCACGGAAACGCTCGGTGCGCAGCTCGATCACCTGGCGGCCCAGAGCCTCCTTCAAAGCCCTGGGTCGGCCATAGGCCATGAGCTTGCCGCCGAGGATGAAGGCCAGGCGGTCGCACTGGTCGGCTTCGCCCAGGTTGTGGGTGGTGACGAGGATGCTCATGCCCTCGGCCACCAGCTCGTCCATGGCCTCCCAGAAGAGGCGCCTGCGCAGGGGATCGACGCCACTGGTGGGTTCATCGAGGAAGAGGATCTGCGGACGGTGCAGGGTGGCGGAGGCCAGTGCCACCCGCTGCCGTTCGCCGGTGGAAAGGGCCGATACCAGCAGGTCCCGGTGCTCCCAGACCTGCATCTCGCGCAGGCGGAACTGCACTTCGCGGGCCAGCTTTTCGCCTTGGAGGCCGTAGAGCCCTCCGAAAAAGGTGAGGTTTTCTGCCACCGTGAGATCGGTCAGCAGGCTGGATTTCTGGCTCATGTAGCCCATCTCGGCGCGCACCTGGTCGGCCTCGGTGAAGAGGTCGCGGCCCAGGGCCCGGGCCTCGCCCGAGCTGGGCGCCAGCACGCCGCAGAGCATGCGGATGGTGGTGCTCTTCCCGGCGCCGTTGGGGCCGAGGAAACCGAAGATCTCTCCCTGTTCGACGTGGAAGCTGAGGTCGGAAACTGCGGTGAAGTCTCCAAAACGCCGGGTCAGGTGCTGGACTTCCAAAACCGCTTCAGCCATGGCGACCTCCCCCGCTGACGCTGGCGAGGGCGTGGAGGAACACATCCTCCAGGCTCGCCTCCGAGAGACGCACCTGCTCCACCCCAGGAAGGGTGGCCAGCCTGGCGTGAAGCGGTTCGGGATCCTGAACCGGGAACCGGGCGCGGATGACCTCACCCTCCGTGAAAAGATCCAGCGGGGCGAGGCTCTCGATGGCCTTCTGCACCTCGCGCCGTCGGGCACTCACCACGCGGAAGACAAGGCCCGGCAGGCTGGCCCGGAAGGTGGGGAGATCCCCTTCCATGAGGACGCGGCCTTCATCCATGAGCAGCATGCGGTGCGCATATTCGGCTTCATCCATGTAGGGCGTCGAGAAGAGGATGGCCACGCCTTGATCGTGCACGGTGTGGAGCAGCTCCCAGAACTCACGGCGGCTCACAGGATCGACGCCGGTGGTGGGCTCGTCCAGCAGCAGCAGCCGCGGCTCCGTGAGCAGGGCGCAGCAGAGGGCCAGCTTCTGCTTCATGCCGCCGGAGAGGGCGCCGGACAGGCGATCACGAAAGGGGGCGAGGCCCACGGATTCCAGCAGCCGCGCGATGCGGGGCGCTGCGTCTCCCAGGCTGAAGAGGCCGGCCTGGAACCGGAGGTTCTCCTCCACCGTGAGATCCGGGGCCAGGCTGAAGGTCTGCGGCACATAGCTGATGCCTTCGCGGCCCAGCGGACGGTGCAGGGTTCCCCCCGTGGGCCGCTGCAGGCCTGTGAGCATGCGGAAGGTGGTGGTTTTCCCTGCGCCATCGGGGCCGATGAGGCCCACCAGCTCGCCCTCGGACACGGTCAGGTCCAGGCTTTGGACGGCCACCTTGTCGCCGAAGCGGCAGCTCAGGCCCTGGGCTTCAAACAGGCTCATGGGCGATTCGCTCCCAGGCGCACATCGACGGCGGCCCCGGGAACCAGGCCCTGATCCCAGCCCCGGACGATGTTCACGCGGGCGGGGTAGACGAGGTTCACGCGCTCTTCCCGGCTTTCCACCATCTTGGGAGTGAACTCGGATTCAGAGCCCACCTCGTCCAGGGTGGCTTCCAGGCTGCGGTGGTCCGCGGTGAGCACCGTCACGGCAGCGCCGAGGCGGGACTGGCTCTGGATGGCTTGGGGCAGGTAGACCCGCACCCACAGCTGATCGAGCCGGGCCAGGGTGAGCACGGGCTGACCTGCGGCGATGACGCTGCCCGGCTCCCGCAAGCGGTGGGTGACAATGCCATCGAAGGGGGCGCGCACTTCGGTGAAGCCTGCTTGCAGCTTGGTTTGTTGCCAGGCGGCGTGGGCCTTGCGGGCCTCGGCTTGGCCGCCTTGGCGCTGCTCGATGCGGGCCCCGGCGCGGAGTTCGGCCAGAGCCTTGACCTGCAAGCTCAGGTTGGCTTCGGCGCGATCCCGGGCCGTGGCCGCATTGTCGAGATCGGCCTTGGCCATAACTTTGTCCCCGAAGAGGCGGCGAGCCCGGGCCAGATTGTCCTCGGAGAGGTTCAGGGCCGCCTGGGCATCCTTCACGCGGGCCTCGCCCTGGGCGATGTCCTCGGCCCGGCTGCCTCGATCCAGCTCCAGCCGCTTGGCGTCGGCGCTCTCGAACCCGGCCTGGTCGCGCAGCACGGCCGCATCCATCTCCTCGGCGACCACCCGGGCCAGCAGGTCGCCCGCCTTCACGCGCTGACCCTCGCGGACGTTCAGATCCACCAGCCGACCACCAGTGCGCGGGCCCAGGTCGGTGAGGTAGGCCTCCACCCGACCGTTGAGCAGGGGGCGGGTGTCGCGGTGGCAGGCGGTCAGCAGGAGGGGCAGCAGGAGCACGAGCTTGCGCATGGGAACCTCAATCGATGGGGGCGGAGAGGGTGGGCAGGGGGGCGGCGGGGTTCGCGGCGGCGCCGCGCCAGAAGAGGTCAAACCAGGCGCGCATCCCCGTGGTCACGGCCGTTTCGGGGCTCAGGCCCGACAGCCGGGGCAGGACCGTGGGCAGCAGGTCGAGGATTTCGAGCTGCATTCTCGCCAGGAAGAAGGTGGCCAGCAGGGGCGGCAGGTCGGGGCGCAGGTCGCCGCGGGCGATGCCCCGGTCGAAGAGGCCCTTCACGGTCAGCACGATGGGGCGCAGCTGTTCTTCGATGAGCCCGCCCAAGCCTTCGCCGCCTCGGACGATTTCCCCGCGGATCATGGACCGGATCCCCGGATCATCCTTCAGGTGGCGGTGGTAGATCCGCAGCACGCCCCAAAGTTGTTCGGCGGTGGATTGGGTCTCATCCGCCACGAGCCGCTCCAGTTCCATCTGCATGGCGGGAAAACGCCGCTGCAGGAGGGCGGCGAAGAGGGCCTCTTTGTTCTCAAAGTGGTAGTAGATGAGGGCCGGGTCGCAGCCTGCCTTGCGGGCAATGGCGCGCAGGCTCGCAGCCTGGAGGCCCTCCTGGGCGAAGACAGCCTGGGCCGCGTCCAGCAGGTGGTTGGGATCCACCTTGGTGGGTTTGGGACCGCGGGACCGGGGAGCGGGGGCATTGGGCATGGAGATCCTATTCAACAAACGTTGAATTATTGGCCCGAAGGATGTCCTGGGCAAGAAAAATTTCAATGACTGTGGAAATTGTTTTCGGGCAACAAAAAGCCCCCGACGGGCGGGGGCTTTTTGCGGAAGTGTCTTCTCGCTATTCGCCGGAGATGGGCACCACGGTGGTGTCTTCGATGGTGAGGATTTCGGCCTCCTCGAAGGCGATGCGGTTCTCTTCCACCTCAGCCACGGCCACCTGGCCCCAGAAAGACGCCAGCTTGGGGGCATCCTGGGCCTGGCCGTGCTTGTTCACGGGGACCACAACCTCCACCTTGGGAAAGGCGCCCCGCTGAAGCTGCTCGCAACGCTTGCCCGCCACGACGACGAAGCGGTACTTGTTGGCGATTTCTTCAGGGACACGAACAATGGTGCGCTGGGTCATGGGGCACTCCGAACCACGAAGCATAACACCCAACAGGCATTCCATCAATGCGCGTGGAGTAGGATAGGGGTTCCTGTGCTTTGACACGACTTCGGGAGTCCCCATGGAACGCGGCAAGCTTTGGCGCACAGCTTTCGGAGGCAATGTCCGCCTCCTGGAACTGAACCAGGTGGGGCTGACGGAGGATCTCGCCGCCCGCCGCCGCATCGTCAAGCTTCTGGGCGGCACCCTGGCGGAGGATCCGGCCTGGGAGCAGCACTACGCCCGGGGCGGCCCTGGGGAGACCGCCCATCTGGAGTGGGCCGCCCTGGTGACGGCCTTCAAGGCCATCGACCAGGATCTGAAGGCGGCCCTGCAGGGCATTCAGGATTGGGATCGTCCCACCCTGAACCCGGCGCTGGGGATGGAACAGTCCCTCGAGCAGGTGGTGGCCTTCCTCTACATGCACGAGTGCTACCACCTGGGCCAGATCGGGCTCATCCGCAAGCTGCACGGCCTTCCTGGAGCCATCTGATGCAGATCATCCTGGGCATCACCGGCGGCGTGGCCGCCTACAAGTCTGCGGAGCTGGCCCGCCTGCTGGCCAATCAGGGACACCGGGTCCGCTGCATCCTCACTGAGGCCGGGTCGCGGTTCATCACCCCGCTCACCCTCACCAGCCTCACGGGCGAGCCCTGCTACGGCGCCAACCCCGACCAGGGCGAATGGCGGGCCCAGCCCAGCATCGAGCACATCGAGCTGGCCCGCTGGGCCGACCTGGTGGCCGTGGTGCCCGCCACGGCGAACATCCTGGGCAAGGCCGCCAACGGCCTGGCCAGCGACCTGCTCAGCACGGTGCTGTTGGCCACGCAAGCCCCGGTGCTGTGGGCCCCCGCCATGAACACGGGCATGTGGGATCACCCGGCGGTGCAGGCGAACCTTCAGCGCCTGCGTTCCTTCGGCCATGCCGTGGTCGAACCCGCCGCCGGCATCATGGCCTGCGGCGAGGAGGGCACGGGCAAGCTGGCGGATGTGGCTGCTATCGCCGAGGCCATCCAGGTGCACGGGACGCCCAAGCTGCGCTGCCTGAACGGTCGCCGGGTGCTCATCACGGCCGGACCCACTCGGGAAGACCTGGATCCCGTGCGCACCCTCACCAATCGCAGCACGGGCGCCATGGGCATCGAGCTGGCCCGGGCTTTCCGGGATGTGGGTGCCCAGGTCCAGCTGGTGCTGGGCGGGGATCTGGCGGCGCCCTGGGGCGTGGAAACTGTCCGCGTTCGCAGCGCCCAGCAGATGCTTGAGGCCTGCGAGGCCCGCTGGGCCGATGCGGATGGCCTGGTGGCCGCCGCAGCCGTGGCGGATCAGCGGCCCGAGGCACTCAGCCCCGAAAAAGTGAAGAAGAGCGACGGCATCGAAACGCTGAATCTGGTGCGCACCCCCGACATCCTGGCGCAGCTCTCCGGTCGGAAGCGCTCGGACCAGTGGGTTCTGGGCTTTGCGGCCGAGAGTGAGAAGCACCTGGAACACGCCAAGGCCAAGCTGGAGAAGAAGGGCCTGGATGCGGTGCTGGTGAATGATGTCCAGCATGGAAAGGCCTTCGGAGCCCAGGCCAATGCCCTGACGCCGGTCACGGCCCAGGGGGCGCAGCCAACCCTCGGGCCACTGCCCAAGGATCAACTGGCCCGCGCCGTGGTCCAGTGGTGGGGCCATCGGCTCGATCTGCGCCAGGACTGATCCCGCAGCGACCGGGACTCAGAACGCCGGGGCCATCCAAGGCAGCACTTCGCTGGGGCGGCCCGGCACGTTGCCCAGGCGCACCGCCACCACCACCAGCCAGCCCGAGGAGCGCTGAAGGTTTTTCAGATCCATGAGCAAGACTCCGCCGGGGCCCGGCAGGTCCGGCCGGTGGCGCTCCAGCAGCACTTCGCCGCGGCTGAAGACCTCTTCCGGAGTGGGTTTCGCGAGGCCCAGGGGCAGGTACAACACCCGCACCAGTTCGACACCTGAAAGGCCCTCGCCCTTCACGTCCGCGGTGGGCAGCACCATGCGGAGCTGGCGCAGCCCTTCGAGACGGACCTCCATGGCCTGGGCCGCCGCCCTCGGCCGTGGAATGGGGTCGCCCTTCCTGCCGCAGTGGAGGGTCAGGAAGCAGAGGGTGATGGCGAGCAGTGGGTTTGCTAGGCTGGGGGAACTCATCACCCATCATCATGCCTGAATCCGAGGTCGGCCCATGCCTGTGACCAAGATCTTGATTGCCAATCGCGGGGACGATGACCCCTCCGTGATCGAGCGTAGCGAGGGAGCGGGAGCGAAGCGATCGGGGTCAGGTCCCCGCGCATGCCAGCGATTGATGACCTTCAAGCGAGGATGAGCCCATGTCCGTGACCAAGATCTTGATTGCGAACCGCGGGGACGATGACCCCTCCGTGATCGAGCGTAGCGAGGGAGCGGGAGCGAAGCGATCGGGGTCAGGTCCCCGCGCATGCCAGCGATTGATGACCTTCAAGCGAGGATGAGCCCATGTCCGTGACCAAGATCTTGATTGCGAACCGCGGGGAAATCGCGATTCGCGTGATCCGCACCTGCCGTGAGATGGGCATCCCCACCGTGGCTGTGTACTCCGAAGCGGATCGTGGCGCCCTGCATGTGCGCATGGCTGACGAGGCTTACTGCATCGGCCCCGCCGCAGCGCGGGAGAGCTACCTGGTGCTGGAGAAGATCCTGGATGTGTGCAAGCGCAGCGGCGCGGATGCCGTGCATCCGGGCTATGGCTTCCTCTCCGAGAATGCGGAAGCCGCGAAGGCCTTTCAGGCGGCGGGCATCACTTTCATCGGGCCTAGGCCCGAGTGCATCGTGAGCATGGGCTCGAAAACCGCCGCCCGGGAGGTGGCCATCGCCGCAGGCTGTCCCGTGGTGCCGGGCATCCAGGAAACCATGGCCGACGAGGCGCTGCTGGAGGCCTCCCTCAAGATCGGCTTTCCGGTGATGCTCAAGGCCGCCATGGGCGGTGGTGGCAAGGGCATGCGCCTGGTGCACAAGCCCGAGGAGTTCACCTCGGCGCTGGCGCGGGCCCGAGGCGAGGCGCTCTCCTCTTTTGGCGACGACAGCGTCTACGTGGAGAAGGCCATCGTCCAACCTCGCCACATCGAGATCCAGGTCTTCTCGGATACGCATGGCAACCATGTTTACCTGCATGAGCGGGAGTGCTCGGTGCAGCGCCGCCACCAGAAGGTGATCGAGGAGGCGCCCAGCCCCCATGTCACGCCGGAGATGCGCAAGGCCATGGGCGAAGCAGCCCTGAAGGTGGCCCGCGCTGTGAATTACGTGGGCGCGGGCACCGTGGAATTCCTGGCGGATGCGGACCGCAACTTCTACTTCCTGGAGATGAACACCCGTTTGCAGGTGGAACACCCCGTCACCGAGTGGATCACGGGCCTGGACCTGGTGAAGTGGCAGATCCTCGTGGCCCGCGGTGAGGCACTTCCCATGACGCAGGAGCAGATCCCCCTCAACGGCTGGGCGGTGGAATGCCGCGTCTACGCCGAGGATCCCGACAAGAACTTCATGCCCAGCCCCGGCCGCATCACCTTCCTGCGCACGCCCAGCGGGCGCAACGTGCGCGATGACAGCGGCGTCTACGAAGGGGCCGAGGTGCCGATGTTCTACGACCCCATGATCAGCAAGCTGAGCACCTGGGGCCCCACGCGGCTGGAGGCCATCGAGCGCATGCGCGCAGCCCTGGCGGAGTACCGCATCGGCGGCATTCGACACAACATCGCCTTCCACGAAGCCCTCATGGAGCACGGGCCCTTCCGCGAGGGCGCGCTGCATACCGGCATGCTGGACAAGCCCTTCTGGAAGCGGAAGGACCAGGGGCCCGACCTGAAGTTTGCGGTGGCCGCCGCCCTGCTGCATGAGTTGGAAACCGAGCAGCGACGGGCCACTCAGCCCGCCACTGCCGCCGACGGAAAATCGGATTCCTGGAAACACTGGGGCCGGTTCAACCGGTTATAGGAGCGATGCGTGAAACGGACCCTGATGCTTGGCAAGGAATCCCGGGATGTGGAACTGATCCACCAGGATGGCGTCACGACGCTGGTCTGGGACGGGCAGAGCCAGCCCATCGACATCCTCGAACTGGAACCTGGCTGCTATTCCATCCTGTTGGAAGGCCGCTCGGTGGAAGTGCGTCTGGACGCGGCCAAATCGCCGGATCCCGAGGCCCACGCCTACCGCGCCATGCTCTATGACGGTTCCTACGAGTTCGCCTTGGTGGATCCCCGTCGCGCCCTGCTGGCGGGTTCTGGCGGTGCGGGGGCCGGGGGCGGTGTGCTCTCCTCTCCCATGCCCGGCAAGATCGTGAAACTCCTGGTGAAGCCCGGCGATGCTGTCCAGGAAGGCCAGACCCTCCTCGTGATGGAGGCCATGAAAATGCAGAACGAATTGAAAACCAGCGCTACCGGAATCGTATCCATCGTGCATGTGCAGGAGGGCGACACCGTGGAGACTGGAACTGCGCTCATCACCGTGTTGGCGGCGGAGGCCTGAGGCTGCGAATGGCGATGGCCTTTGCGGTCATTTGACGTGCTGCTTTCGCAGTTCATCAAGGCGCTTCTTTGTAGGAAAAACCAGACGCCGAGATCGCTTGGAGAGCGATGTGCGATTCGTGGTGATAGACCAAAAGGACTATCGGAATTGTCCCAACGATGGTGAGTAATGACGCGATGTATGTAAGAAAGTCTGAGGACGGAAATGCCGGTTTTCCGTTGAAGCATTTTGAAGCTGATGGCTAGCATGGGGTCAGGGATCACCCCCCCCTCAAGGAGGACCGACATGAAGAAAATCCTGATGTTCCTGGTCGCGGGCACCGCGCTCACCCTTTCTGCCCAGGAGGGCACCGCCTGGGTGGCTGGCCACCTGGGACAGACCCTCTTCGAGAGCAAGACGAACCTCAAGGATCAGATGCACTACGGCCTCGGCGCGGGGCACTGGTACACCAACCGTTGGGGCCTTGATCTGCGCGCCCTCCGCAGCGACCTCGATCTGGACAAGAACCCTCTCAAGGTCGCCACGGGCAAGGAAACCCACCTGCTGGCCTCCGGCCTGTTCAACTTCCGCCCGGGAGCCGAGAACTGGTATCCCTACTTGGCCGCCGGTTTGGGCGGCACCAATGTGGGATCACCCTACTCCGGTAAGGCCGAGGGCACCACGCGCCTCAACTACCACGGCGGCCTGGGCATCATGGGCCGCCCCGCAGAGAATGTGCTGCTGGATGTGAGTGCCAAGGCCGTCCGCGTGAACCTTCCCACCGCACGCACGGAGTACCTGGCCACTGTCGGCCTCGGTTACACCTGGGGCGGGGCCAAGAAGGCCGCTCCTGCGCCTGCGCCCGCTCCTGCTCCCGAACCGCCGCCCGCCCCCGCTCCTGAGCCCAAGCCCGAACCGAAGCCCGAGCCGGTGGTGGCGCCTCCTCCGCCGCCTCCTGCGCCCGAGCCCGTGGTGGAAGTCGCCAAGCCGGTGCCGCCTCCGCCCCCCGCGAAGATCGTGCTGGATGAAGCCGTGCTCCACTTCGCCAACGGCAAGGCGGATCTGGGCGCCGATGCCACCGCCGCCATCCAGAAGGTGGCCGATGGCCTGAAAGCCTTCAAGGGCGACTACAGCCTGGAAGTCAGCGGCCATACCTCGTCCGTGGGCGGCAAGGCCCTGAACAAGACCCTCTCCAAGCGTCGCGCCGATGCCGTCGCCAAGGTCCTGGTGGATGCCGGCATCCCCGCCTCCAAGGTGACCACGGTGGGTGTGGGCCCCGACAAGCCGCTGGCTGACAACAAGACCAAGGATGGCCAGGCCAAGAACCGCCGCGTGGAGATCGACGTGAAGGTGAGCGATGGCAAGGCTGAGGTCCGCAAGACCGAGACCGAGATCGTGGGCGCCACCCTCCCGGCTCCCTCACCCCGCAAGCCTTTGAAGAAGGCCGGTAAGTAGCATCCAGGGTAAATTGACCAGCGGGGGCCGATGCCCCCGCTGATTTTATGGGAGTGCCCATGTCTCTGAAAGACGAGTTCAAGGCCTTCATCATGAAAGGCAACGTCATCGACCTGGCCGTGGCCGTGGTCGTGGGTGGCGCTTTCGGCAAGATCGTGACGGCCTTCGTGGAGGGCATCGTCATGCCCCTGGTCACCATCGTGCTGCCTGCGAACGTCAAGTGGGAGGAGTGGGTTCTGGGCAAGTTCCGCGTGGGCGCCGTGCTTGGGGCCACCGTGAACTTCCTGATCATCTCCTTGGTGATCTTCCTGGTGCTGATCAAGCTGCTGGGCAAGTTCGTGAAGAAGGAGGAGGCGCCTGCTGCCGAGCCCACCACGAAGGAGTGCCCCGCCTGCCTGGAGCAGGTGCCGCTGAAGGCCACCCGCTGCAAGCACTGCACCAGCCAGCTCTGATTCCCCCAGAATCTCAGGAAAGGGCCCGGGACTCCGGGCCCTTTCCCTTGTGGGAACACTGGCTCCCATGCTGAACTGGAAGATCAACCCCGGGGCGCTTGGGTGCGCCCCCCGACGCACGAGGGCGCCGATGAGCGAGCAAGCTCCGGTTAAAAAGTACTCCGTTTTCCTTCCCAAGACCGACTTCCCCATGAAGGCGGACCTGCCCCAGCGTGAGCCCAAGCGGCTGGAACGCTGGAAGGCCGAGAGCCTGTACCGCCGCATCGAAGCCAAGCGGCAGGCCGACAACGCCGCGGGCAAGGGCAAGGGCCGCGAGGTGCTTCACGACGGCCCGCCCTACGCCAACGGCGCCATCCACATGGGCCACGCGCTGAACAAGATCCTCAAGGACGTGGTGGTGAAGTCCCGCTGGATGGAGGGCTACGAATCGCCCTACGTGCCGGGCTGGGACTGCCACGGCCTGCCTATCGAGCATGCCGTGGAGAAGGATCTGGGGCCCAAGCGCCGCGAGCTGAGCCGCGCGGAATTCCTGCAGCGCTGCCGCGCCTATGCCCAGAAGTGGATCGACACTCAGCGCACCGCCTTCCAGCGCCTGGGCGTGCTGGGCGCGTGGGAACAGCCCTACGTGACCATGGATCCGCTGTACGAGGCGGAGACGGTGCGCCACCTGGCCAAGCTCTTCGAGAGCGGCAGCGTCACCCGCAAGCTCAAGGTGGTGCACTGGAGCTACGGCGCCCGCACGGCCCTGGCCGAAGCGGAAGTGGAGTACGCGGACAGGACCAGCGCCGCCATCACCGTGGCCTTCCCCGTCACCGATGCCGAAGCCAGGCGCCTCGAACTGCCCACGCCCATGTTCGTGCCCATCTGGACGACCACGCCCTGGACGCTGCCCAGCAACAAGGCCGTGGCCATGCACCCCGATCTGGAATACGCCGTGGTGCGTGCCGGCACCCGTCACTTCGTGGTGGCCGTGACCCTGCGCGAGGACTTCGCGAAGAAGCTGGGTGAGGAACTGCACACGGTGGAGATCCGCAAGGGCAAGGAATTCCAGACCCTGGTGGCCCGTCATCCCTGGATCGACCGCGAGAGCCCCATCCTGCTGGGCGATCACGTCACCGCCGACACCGGCACGGGCCTGGTGCACACGGCCCCCGACCACGGTGTGGACGACTTCAACCTCGCCCATCACCTGGGCCTGCTCCAGCTGGTGGGTCCCGACGGAAAGTTCCTGCCGACGGTCAACGATCCTGAGTTGGAAGGCAAGAACATCTTCGACTGCAATCCGCTGGTGGTGGAGCGCCTCAAGCGGGAAGGGCGCCTCATTCATGAGGAGTCGCTGAACCACAGTTATCCCCACTGCTGGCGCACGAAGACCCCCATCCTCTTCCGCGCCACCGAGCAGTGGTTCATCACCATGGATTCAGAGCTGGCCGGCAAGGCTCGTAGCCTGCGCGAGCTGGGCATCGAGGGCGTCGAGCAGACGCAGTGGATCCCCGCCCAGGGCCAGAACCGCATCCACGCCATGATCGCGGGCCGCCCCGACTGGTGCATCAGCCGCCAGCGTGCCTGGGGCACGCCCATCACGGTGCTGCGCTGCGAGACCTGCGGCGAGCCGCTCGTGGCCGATTCCATCTTCAAGATCGCCTCGGCGGCCATCGAGAAGGGCGGCATCGAGGCCTGGGCCGATCTGCCCGTGGAGCAGCTGCTGCCCGCAGGTACCGTCTGCACGTGCGGCTCGAAGACCTTCCAGAAGGAAACGGACATCCTCGATGTGTGGATCGATTCCGGCGTCAGTGCCTCCGTGGTGTGCGAGTCCCATCCGGAGCTGAAGCGCTCGGACTACGGTCAGTTCATCTACCTCGAAGGCTCGGACCAGCACCGCGGCTGGTTCCACAGCTCGCTGCTCTTCAACCTCGCCGCCACCGGCACCAAGCCCTACAAGCAGGTGGTCACCCACGGCTTCGTGCTCGACGGCAAGGGCCAGAAGATGTCCAAGAGCCTGGGCAACGTCATCACGCCCGAGGAGATCCTGAAGACGCTGGGCGCCGACATCCTGCGCTGGTGGGCCGCCTCCTGCGACTACAGCGAAGACATCCGCATCTCCAAGGAGATCCTCGACCGCAGCGCCGATGCCTACCGGAAGATTCGCAACACCCTGCGCTTCCTCTTGGGGGCCTTGGCCGACTTCGATCCGGCCAAGGATGCGGTGGCACCTGCCGACCTCGCCCCCCTGGACCGCTGGGTGCTGGATGCCTTCTCGCGCACCACCCTTGAAGCCCGGGACGCCTACACGCGCTTCGAATTCCACCGCGCCACCCAGGCCCTCCACGGCTTCTGCCAGC
This sequence is a window from Geothrix sp. PMB-07. Protein-coding genes within it:
- a CDS encoding biotin/lipoyl-containing protein; amino-acid sequence: MKRTLMLGKESRDVELIHQDGVTTLVWDGQSQPIDILELEPGCYSILLEGRSVEVRLDAAKSPDPEAHAYRAMLYDGSYEFALVDPRRALLAGSGGAGAGGGVLSSPMPGKIVKLLVKPGDAVQEGQTLLVMEAMKMQNELKTSATGIVSIVHVQEGDTVETGTALITVLAAEA
- the mscL gene encoding large conductance mechanosensitive channel protein MscL, producing MSLKDEFKAFIMKGNVIDLAVAVVVGGAFGKIVTAFVEGIVMPLVTIVLPANVKWEEWVLGKFRVGAVLGATVNFLIISLVIFLVLIKLLGKFVKKEEAPAAEPTTKECPACLEQVPLKATRCKHCTSQL
- the ileS gene encoding isoleucine--tRNA ligase — translated: MSEQAPVKKYSVFLPKTDFPMKADLPQREPKRLERWKAESLYRRIEAKRQADNAAGKGKGREVLHDGPPYANGAIHMGHALNKILKDVVVKSRWMEGYESPYVPGWDCHGLPIEHAVEKDLGPKRRELSRAEFLQRCRAYAQKWIDTQRTAFQRLGVLGAWEQPYVTMDPLYEAETVRHLAKLFESGSVTRKLKVVHWSYGARTALAEAEVEYADRTSAAITVAFPVTDAEARRLELPTPMFVPIWTTTPWTLPSNKAVAMHPDLEYAVVRAGTRHFVVAVTLREDFAKKLGEELHTVEIRKGKEFQTLVARHPWIDRESPILLGDHVTADTGTGLVHTAPDHGVDDFNLAHHLGLLQLVGPDGKFLPTVNDPELEGKNIFDCNPLVVERLKREGRLIHEESLNHSYPHCWRTKTPILFRATEQWFITMDSELAGKARSLRELGIEGVEQTQWIPAQGQNRIHAMIAGRPDWCISRQRAWGTPITVLRCETCGEPLVADSIFKIASAAIEKGGIEAWADLPVEQLLPAGTVCTCGSKTFQKETDILDVWIDSGVSASVVCESHPELKRSDYGQFIYLEGSDQHRGWFHSSLLFNLAATGTKPYKQVVTHGFVLDGKGQKMSKSLGNVITPEEILKTLGADILRWWAASCDYSEDIRISKEILDRSADAYRKIRNTLRFLLGALADFDPAKDAVAPADLAPLDRWVLDAFSRTTLEARDAYTRFEFHRATQALHGFCQQELSGRYFEIIKDRLYCDALDSARRRSCRATCWELAKGLCTLLAPVMSFTADEAWEQIPGCSGSVHEQRFPELVAAPVDAKWEKLWEVREAVQAAMEPHRAAKTIGTSLDAQVALALPAADRTAIEGLGESLEDLLVVSGLTVTEGDLAVAVSAHDGVKCPRCWNHKGGHGAGEDAALCARCASVVA
- a CDS encoding OmpA family protein; protein product: MKKILMFLVAGTALTLSAQEGTAWVAGHLGQTLFESKTNLKDQMHYGLGAGHWYTNRWGLDLRALRSDLDLDKNPLKVATGKETHLLASGLFNFRPGAENWYPYLAAGLGGTNVGSPYSGKAEGTTRLNYHGGLGIMGRPAENVLLDVSAKAVRVNLPTARTEYLATVGLGYTWGGAKKAAPAPAPAPAPEPPPAPAPEPKPEPKPEPVVAPPPPPPAPEPVVEVAKPVPPPPPAKIVLDEAVLHFANGKADLGADATAAIQKVADGLKAFKGDYSLEVSGHTSSVGGKALNKTLSKRRADAVAKVLVDAGIPASKVTTVGVGPDKPLADNKTKDGQAKNRRVEIDVKVSDGKAEVRKTETEIVGATLPAPSPRKPLKKAGK